The following DNA comes from Mycobacterium sp. MS1601.
GACGACCCACGGTTTCTCGACACTGCGATCCGCCACGCGCAACGGCACATCGAATTCTGCGTCCGCGAGGATAATTCGGTCTGTCAATCTGCGCAGTTCGACGAATCGAACGGCGCTCTGTTGCAGCGGTACACACACAAGGGCATGACAGACGACAGCACCTGGGGCCGGGCACAGGCCTGGGCAATGTTGGCATACGCCCAGGCAGCCCAGTGGGCGTCAGCGTCTTTCCTACCGATCGCGGTCAGCGTGGCCGATTGGTGGATGGACCGCACGCCAGATGTGCCGATAGTGTCGTGGGATTTCGACGCCGGTAGCGGACCAGATATTCCGATCGATACGTCCGCCACCGCTATTGCGGCAGCCGCTCTGCTCAAGCTCGCCCGACTGGTCCCTGACCGGCCGGACTTCCGGGACAGGGCGGTCGCCCACGTAGACGCGCTGGTCGAACACCTCACGCCGACGGGTCCGAAGGACGGCAGACCGGCAGGTATCCTCACCCACGGATGTTTTGACAAACGCAGGGACTTCGCCACCAGCAATGAATTGATTTGGGGCGATTACTTCTTGCTCGAGTGCCTGCTCAGCCTGGACGGCCGGGTCGATAATCTGAAATTATGACCCAGTTGACATGAACGGATGTTCAGTGCCGGGGAATCGAGGAACGCCGGTGTTCGAAACCACAGGTATCGCAGCCCACGAGTTCAAGCATTCGGGCGTCAGCACCTCCACCTTGGACGCGCTGGGAATCATGCATCCCGAACTGCTCGTGTTGACGGACGAATCGGCTGCCATGACATTGGCGGGCCAGCGCATCCGGGAGATCGGCGACTTCGACATGTCGCTGGTCGGCCGCATCGAATTCGGTGGGGCGATGGTGCACCGAAACTGGCAGGGGACAAAGAGCAAGGCTTTGCACCGTCTGGTGGTGCCGGAAGGCGTCGGCCTCGGCGGAAAGAGTATCTTGCTCCGCAAGCCGGTATGGGTCAGGGACTACCTCTCGGACACCGGGATCACGCATGATTTCGACGAGCTCGTGGCGCAGGAGTCACTCCGTGGCATGCTGGCGGTGCCCATGATCTACGAAGATCGGGTGCTAGGCGCCGTGTACGTGGGGACCCGAGAATATTCGTCTTTTGGTGATCGGGTTATCGCCGAGATCGAATCGACGGCCGCCACTGCCGCCGTCACCATCGTCAGTGCTGCGCGCGTGGCTGCTCAGACCGAACTGGCGGTCGAGGCCGAGCGCAATCGACTCGCCGAAGCCCTGCACGATTCGGTCAGCCCGGTCCTGTTCCGGATCGGTGCCGAGTTACAGAGTCTGCGGGCGATTGCTGACACCCAGGCAATCCACGATCGGCTGCAGGACATCACCGTTCAAGTGCATGCCGTCAACGCTTCGATTCGCAGATCGCTGACGGACCTGAGCTCGCGTCCGCCTGAACGGGAACTGCCGGTGAGTATCGAGGAAGATTGCCAGGCTTTTGCGCTGCGGACCGGTATCCCAGCCCGCTTTCTGCCTCTGACGGAATCCCCGGATCTGGACAGCAGCCGCGTAGACGCCCTGCAGCGCTTGGTGCGCGAGGCCCTTGTCAACATCGAGAAGCACGCCGATGCCTCCACAGTCGTGGTCAGCCTGTCAGTGCGTTTAGGCACGGTCACGGTCGTTGTCAGCGACGACGGCTGCGGCGTGGACCCGGCCGAAGACCGTTCGTGTAGCAGTCAATTGGGCCTCAGCTTGGCCATGGGACGGCTGGAAAGGCTTGGTGGCGGGGTGTCTGTCGTCAGCGACGAGGAGAGTGGGACCACCGTGCGCGGCTGGGTCCGCGTGATCGATAGCTCGGGTGCATGACCCAAGACTCGAGGACGATCCGCATCTTTGTCGTCGACGACCACCCCATCGTGCGCGGCGGAGTGGAACTCCTGGCCCGGCAGGACCCAGGACTCGAGGTGGTCGGAGGTGCGCTGAGCGGGGCGGAGGCCGTCGAGTTGGCCCGTAGCTTGCCGATCGACGTCATCCTGCTCGACCTGCGACTCCCCGACATCCCGGCCCCCGAACTGATCACACGATTGCGCCGGGTCGCACGACACGCGCGGATACTGCTGTTCACCGCGTTCGCTGATCATGGTGCCATCGACCTGTTGATGGAGGCGGGCGCGGACGGGTGCCTTGTCAAGGACATCAGCGGACAGGACTTCGCCACGGCGATCCACCGAGTGTCCAGTGGAATCCGGGTTGTGGACCCGAGGTTGGCTGGGTCGCGCAAAGCCGCGACATCGGAGGCTTTGCACCGGGCGGGTCTGACCCGTCGCGAGTACGAGGTATTGCGTTTTGCGGCAATGGGAAACAGTAATCCTGAGATTGCTCAGGAACTGTTACTCGCGCGCAACACCGTCAAGACCTATCTGCAGAGTGCGATGCAGAAGCTGAATGCACGCAACCGTGTCGAAGCAATCGCGCGTGCGCACGAACTCCGCTTGCTCTGAACGCATTTCGTCAGACGACGGTTCAAAGTACACCTCTCCACCTGGAGATGTTGTGTGGCCCGGATCACTCATATATTGCAAGCCACAGGAATCGCTGTGCACTCGTGGCAACGGAGGCCATATATGTTCAAAATGTCCGAAACGCAGAAGGTTGGCCTGGCCAGCGGGGTCGGTACAACCGTCGAATGGTACGACTTCTTCATCTACGGCACCGCGGCAGGACTGGTGTTCAACAAGATCTTCTTTCCTGAATTCGACTCTCTGATAGGAACTTTGCTCGCGTTCGCTACCTTCTCTGCTGCGTTCCTCGCACGCCCGGTCGGTGGCATCGTGTTCGGACACTTCGGAGATCGGATCGGACGCAAGTCGATGCTCGTCATCACGTTGACGATCATGGGACTGACCACACTGGCCATCGGACTGCTGCCGAGTTACGAGACCATCGGCGTAGCAGCGCCAATCATCCTGGTGACGCTGCGCTTCGTCCAAGGGTTCGCGCTGGGTGGTGAAATCGGCGGCGCAATCCTCATGGCCGTCGAACACGCGCCGGCCGACAAACGCGGTTTCTACGGCAGTTGGGTGCAGATGGGGGTTCCGGCCGGGTTGATCCTGGGCAATGCGGTATTCCTGATGATGGCCGGCCTCTCTACCGAACAGTTCGAGTCCTGGGGTTGGCGTGTTCCCTTCCTGATCGGCGGATTGTTTGTCGCCATAGGCCTTTTCGTGAGGCTGCAAGTCGGCGAGAGTCCGAACTTCGATCGCGTCAAGAATGATGCGAAGTTGGAGAAGCTTCCCATCCGCCTGGTGCTTCGGCAATACCCCCAGCAAGTCCTGCTGACGTGCGGCGCATACTTCGCTATCGGTGTGACCTTTTACGGTGCGACAGTGTTCGGCCTGAGTTATGGAGTGTCCCAGGTTGGTTTCACGCGCAACCAGATGCTGGCAATCGTGCTCGTCGCTATGGCGGTCACTTTTGTTGCGTTGCCCATGTTCGGCAAACTGTCGGACTCATATGGGCGCAAGCCGGTGTTCCTGACCGGCGTCTTTGCGATGCTCGGGTTCACCTTTCCGTGGTTCTGGATGGTCAATACGGGATCGTTCGGGTTGGCATTGATCGGATACGTGGTGTTCTGTGTCGCCTTTGCGACGTCTTACGGGCCGCTGGCTGCCTTCTTCGCCGAGGCATTCGACACGCGCATCCGATACACCGGGATCTCGTTCGGATACACGATCGGAACTCTTGCCTCCAGCGCGCCCGCGCCGATTGTTGCGACATACCTGCTCAATCGGACAGGTTCGTATGTCGCTGTGGCGCTGTTCATGGTCGTGATGTGCACCGTGTCCGTGGTGTGCGTGATCGCGATGCGAGAGACGTACCGGCACAACCTGCCTGACGGTGACGACGCCACGGAGAAAGACCGAATCTCGCCGATTTCCGGCTAACCGGCGCCTGCGGGGAATGCATCAGCTGGCGCGAAACGTCCTCGGGACCGCGCTCCCCCGGCTCAGGCTTCGAACTCATCGGCGTAAATGTCATCACCGCCCACAGGAAGGGATGTGTGAATCGCGATGCACCCACAACCATTCACCCCACGGGCTTGGTCAGGTCAGCGGAAATCCCGCGACTTCGAGGCAACTCGCATCGTCAGCTTCTCCATCCGGTCGGCCACCACGGTGACCGCGCCGGAGGCGTTCTGGACGATGCCACGGATCATCAGCGCCGACGCGGTCTGCGCCAACCGCCGATGCCGCCCCCACACCCCGGGTGAACACAGCACGTTCATCAACCCGGTCTCGTCCTCCAAACCCAGGAACGTCACCCCCTGCGCCGTGGCAGGTCGCTGCCGGTGCGTCACCGCACCGGCGATCAGGATGCGGGTGCCGTCGGGCACGTCCAGCAGTCGGTTGGCGGGCACCACGCCCAGAGCGTCCAGATCCTCCCGGAGGAACTGCGTCGGGAAACTGTCCGGGGAGACGCCGGTGGCCCAGACGTCGGAGGCGGCCAGTTCCACGTCACTCATGCCGGGCAGGGTGGGCACATGCGACGACGACCCCACTCCGGGCAATCGGTCGGGCCGCTCCGCCGCGGCCGCACCGGCCGCCCACAGCCCCTCTCGCCGGGTGATTCCGAAGCAGCCCAGCGCGCCTGCGGTGGCCAGCGCCTCGGTTTGTGGCACGGACAGCTGCACCCGGCCGGTGAGATCCAGCAGGGAACTGAAGGGCCCGTGTGCGTTTCGCTGATCGACGATCTTCTGCGCCAGGCCCTCACCGATGTGGCGGACCTCGCCGAGCCCGAGGCGCACCTCGGTGCCCGCATTCTCCAGCGTGGGGTGAGCCAGGCTGGCGTTGACGTCGGGGCCGTGGACCAGAACGCCGTGTCTGCGTGCGTCGGCCACCAGAGACTGCGACGAGTAGAACCCCATGGGCTGCGCCCGCAGCAGCGCCGCGCAGAACGCCGCCGGATGGTGCAGTTTCAGCCACGAGGAGTAGAACACCAGCGACGCGAAGCTCAGCGAATGACTCTCCGGGAAACCAAAATTGGCGAATGCCTCCAACTTTTCGTAAATGCGGTCAGCCAGCGGGCCGGTGATGCCGTGCAGCTGCTGCATGCCGTCGTAGAACCGGCCGCGCAGCCTGCGCATCTTCTCGGTGGAGCGTTTGGACCCCATGGCGCGACGCAGCTGGTCGGCCTCGGCGGCGGTGAAACCCGCGCAGTCGACGGCCAGCTGCATCAGCTGCTCCTGAAACAGCGGCACCCCCAACGTCTTCCGCAGAGCGGGCTCCATAGACGGATGGTCGTAGATCACCGGCTCGACACCGTTGCGGCGGTTGATGTACGGGTGCACCGAGTTGCCTTGGATGGGCCCGGGCCGGATCAGCGCCACTTCGACCACCAGGTCGTAGAAGACACGCGGTTTCAGCCGCGGCAGGGTGGCCATCTGCGCACGTGACTCCACCTGGAACACCCCGACGGAATCGGCTTTCTGCAGCATTTCGTAGACGGCCGGTTCGGACAGGTCCAAGGTGGCGAAGTCCACCTCGATGCCTTTGTGTTCCTCCAGCAGGTCCACGGCGTAGTGCATGGCCGAGAGCATGCCGAGGCCCAGCAGGTCGAACTTCACCAGACCTATTGCCGCACAGTCGTCTTTGTCCCACTGCAACACACTGCGGTTCTCCATGCGGGCCCATTCCACCGGGCATACGTCGGCAATGGGGCGGTCGCAGATCACCATGCCGCCGGAGTGGATGCCCATGTGCCGCGGCAGGTTCTTGATCTGCAGCGCGAGGTCGATCACCGGTTCCGGGATGCCGTCAACATCCGGAGAATCAGCCAACCCGTCCCACCGACTGATCTGCTTGCTCCAGGCGTCCTGCTGGCCCTGCGAAAAACCCAGTGCGCGTGCCATGTCACGGACGGCACTGCGCCCGCGGTAGGTGATGACGTTGGCCACCTGCGCGGCGTAGTCACGTCCGTACTTCTGGTAGACGTACTGAATGGCGTGTTCACGCAGGTCGGATTCGATGTCGATGTCGATATCGGGTGGCCCGTCGCGCGCCGGAGAGAGGAAACGCTCGAACAACAGATCGTTGGCAACAGGGTCGATGGCGGTGACCCCGAGGGCGTAGCAGACCGCGGAGTTGGCCGCCGACCCTCGGCCCTGGCACAGGATCTTGTTGTCGCGGCAGAACCGGGTGATGTCGTTGACCACCAGGAAATAGCCGGGGAAGTCCAGCCGGGAGATGATGTCGAGTTCGCGTTCGATCTGCGCGTATGCCCGCGGGGCGCCATCGCGTGGCCCGTATCGTCGCGCAGCGCCTTCCATGGCCAGCTCACGCAGGTAGCTGTCCTCGGTGTGCCCGTCCGGGACGTCGAAGGGTGGCAGCCGGGGGGCGATGAGCTGCAACCCGAAAGCGCACTGCTGCCCCAGTTCTGCTGCGGCGGTGATGCTTTCGGGATGTTGGGCGAACAGCCGGGCCATCTCGTCACCGGAACGCAGATGCGCCCCGCCCAGGGGGGCCAGCCAACCCGCTGCTTCATCGAGGGACTTGCGGGCGCGGATGGCTCCCATCGCCATGGCCAGCCTGCCACGCTCCGGCGCGGCGAAATGCGCTCCGGTGGTGGCCACCAGACCGACCCCGAACTTCGGCGCCAACGCCGCCAGGGCGGCATTGCGTTCATCGTCGCGCGGATGCCCGTGATGGGTCAGCTCCACACTGACCCGATGGGCCCCGAACCGGTCCACCAGGTCAGCCAGGGCTTTCTCGGCCTCCGCAGGTCCCCCCGTCGACAATGCCTGCTGCACATGACCTTTGCGACAACCGGTGAGGATGTGCCAGTGCCCGCCCGCCGCCTCGGTCAGGGCGTCGAAGTCGTACTGCGGTTTGCCCTTCTCACCACCGGCAAGGTGAGCGGCCGAGATGTGCCGCGACAGCCGGCGATAGCCCTCCGGCCCCCGTGCCAGCACCAGCAGGTGCGGCCCCGCGGGATCGGGCACCTCGGTGCGGGCGCCGTTGCCCAGAGACAGTTCGGCGCCGAAGACGGTCTGCATGTCCAGCTCGCGGGCGGCCTCAGCGAACCGCACCACGCCGTAGAGACCGTCGTGGTCGGTCAGCGCGATGGCCTGCAGGTCCAGGCGTGCGGCCTCCTCGACCAGTTCTTCGGGAGTGCTGGCGCCGTCGAGGAAGCTGTAGGCGGAATGGGTGTGCAGTTCGGCGAAGGGCACCCGGGAGCGGAGTCGCCGCTGCTCCCCCGGCTCGAACGCCACCCGTTTACTGGACCAGGCCGGACTGTCGCCGCCGTCTCCCGCAGGCTCCCCCAACGGCATGCCCGCACGACGCGGCTTGCTGTTGAGCACCCGCTCCATTTCGCCCCAGCTCGGAGGCCCGTTGTGCCAGCCCACCCGGAGAGTCTATAGAACAATTGTTCGAAGCACAGGTGGTGTCCGGGCACCCACACCTCAAGCTCGATCGACACCGCAGGCAAGGGTGGACTCGGCGTCGGCCTTCGCCGCGGCCAACGTGGCTCCCATGATGTGCGCAACGAACGGCCTGACCACCAGCCAGTAGAGCTGGAAGCGCCGCCGCGACCGAGCGTCGGTGATGACGGTGCGGCACTCGTAACTGAGCAGCGTGCGCTGATTTCCGTAAGGCCGCACCGACAGATTGGCGACGATCTTGCCCCACCCCGGCTCGTCGAAGGCGGCGAACTCCTCACGCGGCACATCACGCCACTCGATCACCGGCGTCCAGAACCGACCCACCGCCCCGAAGGCGATCTCCCGCTCGTCGCGCCCCAGCACCAGCCAGCCGGGCAGGCCGCCGTCGGCGATGACCAGTGACGGCGGTTGCAGCGGCGTCGTCCCGGTGAGTTTCGCAGGCAGCCCACGAATCCACATGGCAGCCACCAGCAGTGGTGTACGCACCGTCAGCAGGTCGAGACCGGCCGCCGCTTCCAGGGTGTGCGCCGGATCGGCGTCCACCACGGCATGCCGGACCAGGATCGCGTCGTAGCGCGGCTGTGTCGCTTCCACGATCATCATGCCTTCAGCGTGAGCCGACCACCGGTGCGGATCCAGTGCCGTTGGTCCCTGATCGGCGGGACCCAACGCCCTATCGACACCGTGCGCTCGGGGTCACCATTGAGACATGAGCGCTACGACGGTGAACATCGAACTGATCAAAAAGACCGTCGAACTCGCGGGCCGGGCACCGTCACTGCACAACAGTCAGCCCTGGCAGTGGGTGGTGGACGGCAACCGGTTGCGGTTGTATCTCGACCGCAGCCGCATCGTCCGCAACACCGACCGCGGCGGGCGTGAAGCATTGATCAGTTGTGGTGCGGCACTGGATCATCTGCAGGTGGCGGCCGCTGCGTCCGGGTGGCAGACATTCGTCGAGAGGTTCCCGGATCCCAACCGCCCCGAGCACCTGGCGTCGGTGGAATTCTGGCCGGCCGAGTTCGTGTCCGCGGCCACCAGGGCCCGGGCCGCGGCGATCTTGCACCGCCGCACCGACCGGCTCCCATTCCGGGCACCGGACGGGCTGAACGTGCTGATCCCCGTGCTCGAACACCTGCTGGATCCCGACGCCGTACGGCTGAGCGTTCTACCGGAGATCCTGCTGCCCCAACTGCTCGAGGCATCGGCACTCACCGAGGCCACGCGGCGACAAGACGCCGGCTATCAAACCGAACTGGACTGGTGGACGGCACCTTTCGAGCTGGATCAAGGAATTCCACCGGACTTGCTCAACGGCGTCACCGACAATGACCGGGTGCCGGCCAACCGCAACTTCCCGGCCAGCGCCCACCCGCCGCGTAGCCATGTGGACAGCGACGAGGCAGTGGTCCTGGTGTTGTCGACGCCCGAGGACACCCGTGCCGACGCACTGGCCTGCGGACAGGCCCTGTCGACTGTTTTGCTGGAATGCACCGCAGCCGGGTTGGCGACCTGCACGGTGACCCATGTGACCGAACTGCCTGCCGCCCGGTCGGTGGTGGCCGAGCTGATCGGACGTGCCGGCGTTCCACAGGTGCTGATCCGGGTGGGCCGGGCTGCCGAGCTCGACCTGCCCACCGAACTGACCCCACGACGCGAACTTCAGGACATCCTGCGGGCGCAGCGGTAGAGCACCGCCGAAGGCCGAGGCCGCGAGCCTCAGAAATGGAACCCGAGTTCGGCCGGCACTGCACTGCCGAACGCCAAGTCCGTCGGCATCAGCAGTTCCGCGGTGGCGCAGCGAATCCGGTTGGCGGCAGCAAGCTCCCGCACAGTATGTGTGCCCAGGTAGATACTGCCGAGGACATCCAGATTCATCTGCAGATCGAACGGCGCGTCGGTGGGCACACACTGGGCGTGCCCACCGGTGATGTCGACAGCGAACCGGCCACCGTCGCGGCGGAACCGGTCCACGACATCGATCACCACGTGCACGTCGGCCAGATACGTGCGGGCCTGCAGTGCGGCCGGAATGTCCATGATCCGCAGCCAGAGGGCATCGACCTGTGCGGTGGTCCTCACTTGGCGTGAGTCCACCAGCAGGTACGGCAGCGGATCGGCCGGATGGGTGTCGATGTGGACCTTCTCCATCAGGTCCAGACCCAGCAGGGTCCGCCAGAGCGCGGCGTGCGCCTGCGGTGTCACGGCCGTCATCGCCTCCACGCGCACCTCCATCGAGTCGCCGCGATGCACCCGGTACAGCGCACAACCGTCCGGATGCAGCAGCGCGTACCAGGCACTGCCCCCGTTGCGGTCGGCTTCCCGGTCGGCCAGCAGGTCATCCCAGAGCGCCGGTGGGCAGGCCAACCCGCCAGGAGTACGCAGGCGCCAGCGCTCGTAGATCTCCATCATCTGGTCGCGGTGCTCACCGGCGGCGATCAGGCGGACGCCGCCGACATCGGGGGCGTCGTCGTGGAACACCGCAAAGCGCCGCTGCACCGACAGGCTGCGTTCCACGGTGGCCGGGCCGTACTCGAAGCGGCCGTAGATACCGCCTTCACTGGCCGTGAGCCCGGCAATCGGATAACCGGCGTCGGCGATCCGTTGGTGCAGTTCGGTGTAGAGCGCTCGCAGCACGCCACGGCGCCGGTGCGTGGGCGCCACCGCTACCGCAGATACGCCGGCGACCGGCAACCGGGCACCGCCGGGCACCGTCATCTCCAGATCCAGGTAGAGGGCCGTGCCGATGACGTCGTCACCGTCGGTAACCACCACCGAGCCCTCGTCAGCTGCCATCACCTTCCACGGCGGCTGACTCTCTGGTGGTGTATGGACACCGAAACTGGTTGCGTCCAAACGCAACATCGACATACGGTCGTCCTCGGTGGCCGACCGCACTGACCACTGGCTCATTCAGCCCACAGTGCCATACCTTCCGGTGTAACCCAACCGATTAACTGCGTCCCGGAATGCACACACCCTGCTCGGCCACACAGTGATCGTCCAGTACTGCAACTCAGTCGGCACTGATGGTCTCACCACGAAAGAAGGCGGGGCTGCGGGAGCGCATGACCAGCATCAGGATTGCGCCGATCAGCAGTAACCCGAAGCCGAGGAAGAACACCAACCCGATACCGCCGATGGATGCGCCGCTGCCGTTGTCCGGGTTCATGCTCTCCTTGACGGAGATGACGAACACCGCCGCCAGGATCAACCCACCCAGCAGTGGGAACAGGAACTTGAACACGATGTTGTGCGCGCTGGAGAACAGTTCGCCACGGAAGTACCAGACACAGGCAAACGCCGTGATGCCGTAGTACCAGCAGATCATGATGCCCAGTGCGGCAATGGTGTCCAACAGCACCGACTCCGACAGCAGGCTCACCGCGGTGTAGAAGACGCCCGTGATCAGGCCTGCCACGGCGGTGCTGAAAGACGGCGTGAGAAACCGCGGGCTCACCTCGGAGAACTTCTTCGGGAAGGCGCCGTAGGCCCCCATCGCCAGCATTGCCCGGGCGGCGGGCAGGAAGGTGGTCTGCAGGCTGGCCACCGAGGAGGCGAACACCGCGAGGTACAGCACCAGGCCTCCGGTGTCACCCAGTACCGGGTCCGCCAACGCACCGAAGACATTGGCGCTGTTGTCCTCGTTGCCCAGACCGAGGCCGTCGGTACCGATGCCCGCGTACATCATCACCGCGACCGCGACCAACAGGTAGGTGATGAGAATCGAGACAACACAGAGTAATCCGGCCCTACCGGGCACCTTGGTCGGATCCTTGGACTCCTCCCCCAGTGTCAGGCAGGTGTCCCAGCCCCAGAACGCGAAGATCGACCCGGTGACGCCGATGACGAAGGCGCCCATGGCCAAACCGGTGAACGGGTTGAACCAGTCCAGGTCGAAACTCAGCCCGGCGGGCGCATCACCGGCGCCGACATGGGCGATAGCCACCACGGCGAAGGTGACCAGCACCACCATCTGAAAACCCACCAGTACGTACTGCACACGCTCACTGGTGGTGATACCCCGGCTGGCGATGAAGGTCGCCAGGCCCAGGAAGGCCAGTGTGCTGATGATGTTGACTGCCGTGTTGTAGGCCAGATCGGCGATGGATGGTTGGTCCACCAGTTCAGCGATGAACAGATAGAAGAACTCGACGGCGATGGCGGCCAGGTTGGACAGCACGATGATGGTCGCGATCACCATGCCCCATCCACACATCCAGCCGACGTATGGCCCGAATGCCTTGGTGGACCACGTGAATGACGCTCCGCAGTCCGGAGTGCGGGAGTTCAGCTCACGGTAGGCGTATGCGGTGAGGAACATCGGGATGAAGCCGGCGATGAAGATGGCGGGCATTTTAAGTCCCACCGCGGCAACGATCAGGCCGATGCTGGCGGTCAGCGTGTATCCCGGCGCCACGGACGAGATGCCCAGGATGGCACCGGAGAACGTGCCGACTTTGCCGGTGGCCAGTCCTTTGGACGAAACTACGGTGTCCTGGTCGGTCATGGCAGATCCTCCTCTCCGAATTGTTCGCGGGGTACGACGACCATAGGCACCTCGAGCACTCGCAGCATCTTGGCCGCCATGGACCCGAGGAACAGCCGCTTCGGTGCGCCGAGCCTGCTGGATCCCACCATGATCAGGTCTCCGTCACGCCAGTCGAGTTTGTTCACCGCCGCTTCCACCGACGGCCCTTCGACGATGGTGGACTCCACCGGAAACCCTTCGGGCAGTTCAGCTTTGGCGGCATCGAGGGTCTGGCGGGCATGGGCGATCGCCCGTTCGCGCACCGAGACCGGATCAGCACGTAACGAGCCGAACACCGGATCCAGCGCCACCAGCGACACCAGCCGCAACGGGGTGCCTGCTGCCGCACTGGCCCGGACCGCGGTACTCAGCAGTAGATCCGCACCCTGGCGGCGACCGAGCGCGCAGGTGACCTCCCTGACCTTCTCGATCTTCGAATGCCGGGTGCCTCGCGGGGCCAACGCCAACGGCACCGGGGCCGAGTGCAGCAACTCACCGGTGACCGACCCGATCGAATAGCGACCAATCAGACCGTCGCCGGCGGCGCCGACGACGATCGCCTCGGCACCGAGGCGCGCCGACTCCTCGATCAGCCCCTCGGCGAAGGATTCTCCGAAGCTGACGTGGGTGGCGACCTCCACGTCATCGGGCACCGTGGCCGCCGCGGCGTCCAGCCACTGTTGCGCCTGCTCGGCCAGGAACTGGTCATATCCGCGGTCCGGCGGCACCACCATGCACAGGTCCAGCGCGGCGCCGAGAGTGCGGGCCAGCCGCACCCCCAACGCCAGGCCGTCATCCCCGCTGGGAGTGGCCAGGTAACCGACGATGAGCCTCATGCGGATCATCCTGCCGGATGAGGGTGTCTTCGATGACGGGATTCACGCCTCGAAGCTGGCGACTCCGTCTTCGAGTACCAACCGGGCACCGGAGCCGTCGGGGGCAGCTGCTTCAGTGGTGAACACCGCCTGCCCAGGACCGGTGCGCCAGATCGATGTCGTGAGTGTCTCCCCCGGGAACACCGGCGAGGTGAACCGAGCCGACATGTCGGTGACGCGTGCGGCGTCCCCACCACCGAGATCGGCGACCAGTGCGCGTCCGGCGAACCCGTAGGTGCACAGCCCGTGCAGGATCGGCTTGGGGAACCCGGCCAGATTCTGGGCGAACCACGGGTCGCTGTGCAGCGGATTGCGGTCACCTGAGAGCCGGTAGATCAGCGCCTGATCCTCCCGGGTGCGCATGGCAGTGCGCGAATCCGCTTCACGCGCGGGCACTTCCGGAGCTGCTGGACGGCTGCCGGGCTCACCGCCGAAACCGCCTGCCCCGCGGATGACGAACGTGGCCAGAGTCTCCACCACCACCTCGTCGGTCTTGGGGTCGGTACCCCGGGCCCGCAGCATGACGATGGCGTTCTTGCCTTCACCCTTGTCCTGCAGGTCTGCGACCTCGGATTCCACCACCAGCT
Coding sequences within:
- a CDS encoding error-prone DNA polymerase, with the translated sequence MGWHNGPPSWGEMERVLNSKPRRAGMPLGEPAGDGGDSPAWSSKRVAFEPGEQRRLRSRVPFAELHTHSAYSFLDGASTPEELVEEAARLDLQAIALTDHDGLYGVVRFAEAARELDMQTVFGAELSLGNGARTEVPDPAGPHLLVLARGPEGYRRLSRHISAAHLAGGEKGKPQYDFDALTEAAGGHWHILTGCRKGHVQQALSTGGPAEAEKALADLVDRFGAHRVSVELTHHGHPRDDERNAALAALAPKFGVGLVATTGAHFAAPERGRLAMAMGAIRARKSLDEAAGWLAPLGGAHLRSGDEMARLFAQHPESITAAAELGQQCAFGLQLIAPRLPPFDVPDGHTEDSYLRELAMEGAARRYGPRDGAPRAYAQIERELDIISRLDFPGYFLVVNDITRFCRDNKILCQGRGSAANSAVCYALGVTAIDPVANDLLFERFLSPARDGPPDIDIDIESDLREHAIQYVYQKYGRDYAAQVANVITYRGRSAVRDMARALGFSQGQQDAWSKQISRWDGLADSPDVDGIPEPVIDLALQIKNLPRHMGIHSGGMVICDRPIADVCPVEWARMENRSVLQWDKDDCAAIGLVKFDLLGLGMLSAMHYAVDLLEEHKGIEVDFATLDLSEPAVYEMLQKADSVGVFQVESRAQMATLPRLKPRVFYDLVVEVALIRPGPIQGNSVHPYINRRNGVEPVIYDHPSMEPALRKTLGVPLFQEQLMQLAVDCAGFTAAEADQLRRAMGSKRSTEKMRRLRGRFYDGMQQLHGITGPLADRIYEKLEAFANFGFPESHSLSFASLVFYSSWLKLHHPAAFCAALLRAQPMGFYSSQSLVADARRHGVLVHGPDVNASLAHPTLENAGTEVRLGLGEVRHIGEGLAQKIVDQRNAHGPFSSLLDLTGRVQLSVPQTEALATAGALGCFGITRREGLWAAGAAAAERPDRLPGVGSSSHVPTLPGMSDVELAASDVWATGVSPDSFPTQFLREDLDALGVVPANRLLDVPDGTRILIAGAVTHRQRPATAQGVTFLGLEDETGLMNVLCSPGVWGRHRRLAQTASALMIRGIVQNASGAVTVVADRMEKLTMRVASKSRDFR
- a CDS encoding Acg family FMN-binding oxidoreductase codes for the protein MSATTVNIELIKKTVELAGRAPSLHNSQPWQWVVDGNRLRLYLDRSRIVRNTDRGGREALISCGAALDHLQVAAAASGWQTFVERFPDPNRPEHLASVEFWPAEFVSAATRARAAAILHRRTDRLPFRAPDGLNVLIPVLEHLLDPDAVRLSVLPEILLPQLLEASALTEATRRQDAGYQTELDWWTAPFELDQGIPPDLLNGVTDNDRVPANRNFPASAHPPRSHVDSDEAVVLVLSTPEDTRADALACGQALSTVLLECTAAGLATCTVTHVTELPAARSVVAELIGRAGVPQVLIRVGRAAELDLPTELTPRRELQDILRAQR
- a CDS encoding enhanced intracellular survival protein Eis codes for the protein MSQWSVRSATEDDRMSMLRLDATSFGVHTPPESQPPWKVMAADEGSVVVTDGDDVIGTALYLDLEMTVPGGARLPVAGVSAVAVAPTHRRRGVLRALYTELHQRIADAGYPIAGLTASEGGIYGRFEYGPATVERSLSVQRRFAVFHDDAPDVGGVRLIAAGEHRDQMMEIYERWRLRTPGGLACPPALWDDLLADREADRNGGSAWYALLHPDGCALYRVHRGDSMEVRVEAMTAVTPQAHAALWRTLLGLDLMEKVHIDTHPADPLPYLLVDSRQVRTTAQVDALWLRIMDIPAALQARTYLADVHVVIDVVDRFRRDGGRFAVDITGGHAQCVPTDAPFDLQMNLDVLGSIYLGTHTVRELAAANRIRCATAELLMPTDLAFGSAVPAELGFHF
- a CDS encoding APC family permease, whose amino-acid sequence is MTDQDTVVSSKGLATGKVGTFSGAILGISSVAPGYTLTASIGLIVAAVGLKMPAIFIAGFIPMFLTAYAYRELNSRTPDCGASFTWSTKAFGPYVGWMCGWGMVIATIIVLSNLAAIAVEFFYLFIAELVDQPSIADLAYNTAVNIISTLAFLGLATFIASRGITTSERVQYVLVGFQMVVLVTFAVVAIAHVGAGDAPAGLSFDLDWFNPFTGLAMGAFVIGVTGSIFAFWGWDTCLTLGEESKDPTKVPGRAGLLCVVSILITYLLVAVAVMMYAGIGTDGLGLGNEDNSANVFGALADPVLGDTGGLVLYLAVFASSVASLQTTFLPAARAMLAMGAYGAFPKKFSEVSPRFLTPSFSTAVAGLITGVFYTAVSLLSESVLLDTIAALGIMICWYYGITAFACVWYFRGELFSSAHNIVFKFLFPLLGGLILAAVFVISVKESMNPDNGSGASIGGIGLVFFLGFGLLLIGAILMLVMRSRSPAFFRGETISAD